In one Winogradskyella sp. MH6 genomic region, the following are encoded:
- a CDS encoding universal stress protein, producing the protein MKKILLPTDFSDNAWNAITYALQLYKNEKCNFILLNTYTPIMYQVEFMQSSEPQFQLMEAVKETSKKKLQDLVGKIETEFPNPNHHFTTISSFNTLTGEISELYEGNVMDLIIMGTKGASGVKEVLFGSNTMHVLNNVKCPVIAIPSDFNFERPHELLFPSDYDIEFNDQHLDPLIDIANLYNIRINIMHVHYGETLTERQESNRQKLETKFKGIAHLFHNIKNKNIPEAITEFQIKTRINLLVMINNKHSFFENLFFKSNIKHIGFHLNVPFMVIPSQL; encoded by the coding sequence ATGAAAAAAATATTATTACCAACGGATTTTTCGGATAATGCATGGAATGCCATTACATATGCATTACAACTATATAAAAATGAAAAATGTAATTTCATTTTATTGAATACGTATACTCCCATTATGTATCAGGTAGAGTTTATGCAATCTAGCGAGCCTCAGTTTCAGCTTATGGAAGCTGTTAAAGAAACCAGCAAGAAAAAACTTCAGGATTTAGTGGGAAAAATAGAAACTGAGTTTCCTAATCCTAATCACCATTTTACAACCATTTCATCCTTTAACACACTTACAGGTGAGATTAGCGAATTGTATGAAGGCAATGTAATGGACCTTATAATTATGGGTACTAAAGGAGCATCTGGCGTAAAAGAAGTTTTATTCGGATCTAACACTATGCACGTACTTAATAATGTTAAGTGCCCTGTAATTGCTATACCTAGCGATTTTAATTTTGAAAGACCACACGAACTGTTATTTCCTTCAGATTATGACATTGAGTTTAACGACCAGCACTTAGATCCGCTTATAGATATTGCTAATCTGTATAACATTCGTATCAATATTATGCATGTGCACTATGGGGAAACGTTAACGGAAAGACAAGAAAGCAACCGACAAAAACTAGAAACAAAGTTTAAAGGTATTGCACATTTATTCCACAATATTAAAAATAAAAATATACCAGAAGCAATTACAGAATTTCAGATAAAAACACGTATTAACCTGTTAGTGATGATTAACAATAAGCATTCTTTTTTTGAAAATCTATTCTTTAAATCTAACATAAAACATATAGGTTTTCATCTTAATGTGCCTTTTATGGTTATCCCATCGCAACTGTAA
- a CDS encoding universal stress protein: MRNILIPTDFSANAMNALKYASELFKYDKSRFFIMHAYQDEIFEDEELIKEETLVKVTKRIADKSQSNLEKVLDEIKKISPNPRHSYAIISANNMLVDEADKIVDEENIDIIVMGTRGNTNNKKLTFGSHTLQVLRYVQSPVLAIPEHYAGIQPRHILFPTNYLIPYKRRELKLLCELASPYRATIDMLYVSDNDNLSMRQQNNQSFVRDELCKNEINFKTVKDSSITDAICNYIDKNNVDMLVMVNTRHSFFENIFFKSKLDEITLRIDIPFLALQNIRRY; encoded by the coding sequence ATGAGAAATATTCTAATTCCAACAGACTTTTCCGCTAATGCCATGAATGCATTAAAATATGCATCTGAGTTGTTTAAATACGATAAGAGCCGATTTTTTATAATGCATGCTTACCAAGATGAGATTTTTGAGGACGAAGAACTCATTAAAGAGGAAACTTTGGTTAAAGTTACCAAACGCATTGCAGATAAATCGCAATCTAACCTAGAGAAAGTCTTAGATGAGATTAAAAAGATTTCTCCAAATCCAAGACACAGCTACGCTATTATTTCTGCCAACAATATGCTTGTAGACGAAGCAGATAAAATTGTAGATGAAGAAAATATAGATATTATCGTTATGGGTACTCGTGGTAATACCAACAATAAAAAACTAACCTTTGGTAGCCACACGCTTCAAGTATTAAGATACGTGCAGAGTCCTGTACTGGCCATACCAGAACATTATGCTGGCATTCAGCCTAGACATATCCTCTTCCCTACCAATTATTTAATTCCGTATAAAAGAAGAGAATTAAAATTACTGTGCGAACTGGCTTCACCATACAGAGCTACTATAGATATGCTCTATGTGTCTGACAACGATAATCTTTCTATGAGACAGCAAAACAACCAGAGCTTTGTAAGGGATGAGTTGTGCAAAAATGAGATTAATTTTAAGACTGTTAAAGATTCTAGTATTACTGACGCTATTTGCAATTATATAGATAAAAACAATGTAGATATGTTAGTGATGGTTAACACAAGACACTCCTTTTTTGAAAACATATTCTTTAAATCTAAACTAGATGAAATAACCTTACGAATTGATATTCCGTTTTTGGCACTGCAAAACATTAGACGTTATTAA